One window of the Tachyglossus aculeatus isolate mTacAcu1 chromosome 12, mTacAcu1.pri, whole genome shotgun sequence genome contains the following:
- the RBM46 gene encoding probable RNA-binding protein 46 isoform X2: MMEDSLDLMNGCSKVRAGIQSEAALLALMEKTGYSMVQENGQRKYGGPPPDWEGPPPPRGCEVFVGKIPRDMYEDELVPVFERAGKIYEFRLMMEFSGENRGYAFVMYTTKEAAQLAIRILNNFEIRPGKFIGVCVSLDNCRLFIGAIPKEKKKEEILDEMKNVTEGVVDVIVYPSATDKTKNRGFAFVEYESHRAAAMARRKLIPGTFQLWGHTIQVDWADPEKEVDEETMQRVKVLYVRNLMISTTEETIKAEFNKFKPGAVERVKKLRDYAFVHFFNRDDAMTAMSVMNGKYIDGAGIEVTLAKPVNKENTWKQHLNGQISPNSENLLLFPNKEEGHIKILGKPAFLPPRLNGQRGPKQIPEIERYTYPYFPGTKLTPISMYSLKWNQFNSAVMHLDYYCNKNNWAPPEYFLYSTTSQDGKNLLVYKVVIPALSNGAQSYFMPDRLCTTLEDAKEMAAQFTLLHLDRESNLFSLDLYKRIWRK; the protein is encoded by the exons ATGATGGAAGACAGTTTAGATCTAATGAATGGATGTAGCAAAGTTCGAGCTGGTATTCAGAGTGAAGCAGCATTACTGGCTTTAATGGAAAAGACTGGTTACAGCATGGTTCAGGAAAATGGGCAAAGAAAATATGGTGGTCCTCCTCCAG ATTGGGAAGGTCCACCTCCACCCAGAGGGTGTGAAGTTTTTGTTGGAAAGATCCCTCGTGATATGTATGAAGATGAATTAGTTCCCGTGTTTGAGAGAGCAGGGAAGATATATGAATTCCGACTTATGATGGAATTTAGTGGTGAGAATAGAGGTTACGCCTTTGTGATGTATACTACTAAAGAAGCAGCCCAGTTGGCTATCAGAATTCTTAATAATTTTGAGATTCGTCCTGGGAAATTTATTGGTGTCTGTGTGAGTTTAGATAATTGCAGATTATTCATTGGAGCTATTcctaaagaaaagaagaaagaggaaatatTGGATGAGATGAAGAATGTTACCGAAGGAGTTGTGGACGTCATTGTTTATCCAAGTGCCACAGACAAAACCAAAAATCGTGGTTTTGCTTTTGTAGAATATGAGTCCCATAGAGCTGCTGCTATGGCCAGGAGAAAACTCATTCCAG gaaCATTCCAGCTCTGGGGCCACACAATTCAGGTTGACTGGGCAGATCCAGAAAAGGAGGTTGATGAAGAAACAATGCAGAGAGTTAAAGTGCTATATGTAAGAAATTTAATGATCTCCACGACCGAAGAAACAATTAAGGCAGAATTCAACAAGTTTAAGCCAGGGGCTGTTGAACGTGTTAAGAAACTTAGAGACTATGCTTTTGTTCATTTTTTCAATCGAGACGATGCCATGACCGCTATGTCTGTTATGAATGGAAAATACATTGATGGAGCCGGTATTGAGGTAACATTGGCAAAACCAGTGAATAAAGAGAACACCTGGAAGCAACATCTTAATGGTCAGATTAGCCCTAACTCTGAAAACCTACTTTTATTTCCTAACAAAGAAGAGGGACACATAAAAATTCTGGGTAAACCTGCATTTCTTCCACCTCGTCTTAATGGTCAGCGAGGTCCAAAGCAAATTCCTGAAATTGAGAGATACACTTATCCATATTTCCCTGGGACAAAACTTACTCCAATTAGTATGTATTCCTTAAAATGGAATCAGTTCAATTCTGCAGTAATGCATTTGGATTATTACTGCAACAAAAATAATTGGGCTCCACCTGAGTATTTTTTGTATTCAACTACAAGTCAAGATGGAAAAAATCTTTTGGTGTATAAAGTAGTTATTCCTGCTCTCTCAAATGGTGCCCAGAGTTATTTCATGCCTGACAGACTCTGTACAACACTAGAAGACGCAAAGGAAATGGCAGCCCAGTTTACATTGCTCCATTTAG ACAGGGAAAGCAATCTCTTCAGCCTGGACCTGTATAAGAGAATTTGGAGAAAATAA